One Pseudoalteromonas rubra genomic window, TTTCTGAAAATCCCTAACAGAATGTCCCTGCTGTACTTTGCTCTTTCATTTTCAAATTAGCGGACAATGATACCAAAATTTACCACTAAACGCGAATTTCTGCATTTTATCGTGCTCCCACCACTCAACAGGCATTAAATTCACCTAGTGCTTTGATTACTTTTTCTTTTATACCGGCATATTCCGTGGATATACTGAACACAGTAGCGTTTTGAATAAAGGACACCTATGAGTCAGTCACCCTGGCAACAAAGACAGCTGGATCAAAAAAAATATCGCCCTAATGACAACCGCTCAGCCTGGCAGATTGATCGCTCCCGGATCATCCACGCGGCAGCATTCAGGCGCTTACAGTCAAAAACACAGATTATGAGTATTGGCGTCAATGACTTTTACCGCACCCGCCTGACTCACTCACTGGAAGTTTCTCAGATAGGCACTGGGTTACTTCGCCATCTCAGCAATCAGCATCCCGAATTTGCCTGGTTTCCTTCCTCCAGCCTGATGGAAACCATCTGCCTTGCACACGATATTGGCCACCCTCCTTTTGGTCACGGCGGAGAAATCGCGCTGAACTATCTGTTGCGCGACCATGGCGGCTTTGAAGGCAATGCACAAACCCTGCGGATCGTGACTAAACTGGAGCCCTACTCCAAGGGGTATGGTATGAATCTGACCCGCCGCACTTTACTCGGGTTTATAAAATACCCGGCTGTGATCGATGAGCTATATCTTAGCATGCCACAGCCCGATCCCAGTCAACGCTTTATCTATACTCAACAATGGCTGCCAGCCAAAGGCATTTATCAGTGTGACAAAGACGTGCTGGATTGGATCCTCTTACCGTTTAATGAAGACGATCGCAACTTGTTGCAAAGCCATGTTCCGGTCAATGAATTTAAAGCCAAGACCCGCTTCAAATCGCTCGATAGTGCGATCATGGAATATGCCGATGATTTCGCCTATGCAGTTCATGATTTGGAAGATGCAATTGCCACCGAGACCCTGAGTGAGCGAGAGTGGCAACGATACGCCCTGCCTGAACTACACAAAATCAATTCCCCGTGGCTGGATGAGCATCTCGACAGTATCAGTGAACGACTGTTCTCACACGATGAATCGCTGCGCAAAGATGTGATTGGGGAGCTGGTGAATCTGTTTATTGTCAACTGTGAACTAACTATTCAGGATACCAGATTCAGCGATCCGCTGCTGCGTCATACAGTAAAGCTCTCGGACGAATTTGAAGCCATTCTGGGTGTGTTAAAACACTTTGTTTTTTCGCGGCTCATCCGCGACCCCAAAATGCAACAAATCGAATTCAGCGGCCAGAACATGCTGATTGATTTATTTGGTGCATTCCAGAGCGACCCGTTGCGGCTACTGCCCTATACAACTCAGGCGCATTTCACTCAAGCCTCCGATGAAAGAGCGCAAATGCGTGTACTGGCCGACTATCTTTCCGGCATGACGGATGAATACGCAAGACGTTGTTATCAGCGTTTGTTCGGTAATACAGGGATGCAATCCCCAATAAAAAGCGGCCCATCTATGTGAGCCGCATCACAAAATAAAACCCCAGCAGGTTGCAAAATTCAGATGTCTATTGTGGACACAAGATCTGCTGGTATAACGCCGGATCCTTTACCCCCAAACCACAAATATGTTCGTTTATTTCAATGACTCGTTCACCATCATTGAGTGCCAGCACCGCACAGCGTTTCATCATTAACTGATGTAGCTCCATTTGTGCTTTCGCAAAATAGTTTTCTGCATTAGCCAGAGCTTCAAGAGATGCCTCTTCAGCCCCCTTTATCCGAGCAATCCCGGCGCGTAAACAATAACCATACCCTCTCGCTGAGTGAGCTATCTCTTTCAGCAGACTCTTTGCATCCTGTTCTGCAACTTTAAGCATGTTAGATGCCTGTGACGGGTCGCGTTGTGCGCAGGCAAGTGCCACCCTGCCATGTAAGAACAGGTAGTCCGTCCTGACCGCAAGCGAGCCAAACAGCCCGGCACGTTTCGCCAGGCGAACATCTTCACGCAATTTAACCCAGGTATTCTCGATATCCCCTGCCATCAGACCAATTTGAATGAGCGCTTTCGATGCAACCCAATGCTGATAAGTAAACTCGGCAAGCGGCCATGATGCTATCGCCTCATTGATAATGCCCCTGCCTTGCTGCATCTCACCATTGGCGGCGTGAAATACCCCCATAAACATAGTCAGTTCAACCAAAGAGAAGTGGTCTCCCCGAGATTTCGCATCCTGGATCCATTGTGGTGCTAACTCACCTATCTTGTGTATACGACCCATTAACCAAAAAATATGTGTCGCCGTTGTTCGCGCTATCACAGCGTTATTTTGCGCATTGAATATCTTGGTAGAGAACTGCTCCTCGGCATGCAATATCATTTCGATACTTGCCTGGTATTCACTCTGGATTGACAGAGACACCCCCTCCAACAGCGTTCGATGCATTTCATACTCAGGCTCTGTGAGGCGCTCACCTAGCTTACTCGCCTGCTCAAAGATCCGCGAGCTAATCTTCTTATGTCTTGCTGTTCCGCCATAAGACAGCGCAAATGCGTATATATTCAATCCCTGAACCGTCCGTTTCAAATCCTTTTTATTTATGGCCAAGCGCAAGCTTAGTAACGAAAAGTACAATCCTCTGATAGGATCCCAGTTACTTAAAGAGTTGGCCACAGAGAAGACCAGCTCTATTTTTGGGTCCGAGATATCAGCGCTTAACTTGTCCTTTTTCAGCCATCTCCGTTTCACTTCAAGCACCACAATACTCCAGATAATACGTAGCATCGCCGTTTTTGTTGAGCCCGGATAAGGTAATCGCCATTGTCTTAATAAGGGTTTAAAGAGGTCTTCGCCCTTTTCTATGTGTCCACCGTACATGAACTGACTGGCGGCGATGCCATTTAATCTAGCTCGCTCCGAGTCGCAGAGACCGTCTGTTTTTGCCAATTGAGCGAAAAGTTCAGCAGCCTGAACCCCATAACCACCTCTGGATAACGCAATGGCTCTTCGCTCAGTAAACTTATACTTTTCTGCCTGTCTGCTATCTGGCAACCAAGTGATCACCTGATGGCAGGTGTCAGCTTCCCGACTATAGGCCAGTGCCTGCTCAGCTTCGTCGGCCGCATGTATCATATAATCAATAGCACGTTGTGTTTGGCCAGACTGGTAAAACAGTTGTCCCAAAAACGCGTTATCCGTTTTACGATCTTCAGCCAATGCCTCAGCCAATTTGCCAGCTCTGCTCTTCAAAAGCGCACTACACTCAATCGACAAGATTGATTCTCGAATTTGATCATGAAAGCACTGTACCTGATCGCCAGCCTGCACAACCAAAAGCCGCTGAGCTCGCAGACAGGTAAAGGCGAAATCATCAATATGAATATCACCCACAATGGCAAGGATCGTATCAAGCTTGACTGGTTGGCCCGCAATGGCCACTAAACTGAGGATCTCTTTGGACTCTGAAGACAATTCATTTAATCGTAACTGTATGATCTCATAACCGTCTATTTCGCCAATATCCGATTGCAAACCAAACTGGAGCAGCTGCTCCATTAAAAAAGGTACGCCCTTACTGATCCGCACAATATCCAGTGCACTGCTTGACTGAGCGGCCTGGCTGTCCTCAAGTAAAGCCTCCAGCATTTCTGTGCTCTGACTCTGTGTCAAGGGGTTAACCTTGATCTGCGTCATCCTAACCGGGCAGTCTGGCGCGTGCTGAAACTCTTCCAGCACTGCAGCAAAACGGTTGTCCTGTGACACTTCTGTACGCTTACTCAATATGACAAATGGGCGTTTTTCTGACAGGTACTCTAAAAAGCTGACAAGCAATTGCGCACTGTCTTCATCACCCCATTGAATATCATCCAGGAACAAAATGACTTGCTGCTTATTCACCAGTAAAGACAAGCTATTTGCCAGTGCTTTCATTGCCAGCGCCCGGATGTGCATCGCATCCATATTTGGATCACACTTTTCATGCGAGACAAATCCACGCAGCACAGGAAATAAAATCGCCAAATACTGAAAACCATCGACAATATATCTGCACCGTATCTGAGGGGGAATTGAGCTCAGGTATTGCGCAAAGTCATCAATCAACATATCCAGCGCTTTAAATGGCACGGTTTCTCGCTCGTGACACCGCCCTCGTAACACCACAACGTTGTCTAATGAACTTAGAAACTGCTCTACCAGGCTCGTTTTTCCTATACCAGGCGATCCCTCAATGCACATCAGCAGATGCTGTCTTGCTGTGTGTGCACAAAACGCCTCATTCAGCATCGCCAGTTCTTTTTCACGACCCACAAAAACCCTGACCTCATCGGACATATCACTCGTTGCTAAAAAGGCATCATTGGCATCAAACGCCGCCAATACCTCTTTTCCTGTCGGTCGGTCGTGCGGATCAGGGGATAAAGCTCTCGCCAGGATAGCAATCAACGCCTCATGCAGGTGTTGATGCAGGATCATCGAGACCTGTTTCTCAAACATTCCTTTGTCATCTGGTAAGATGGCCAACTCTTTGGCGCTTCGTCCTGTCACCAGCTCAAGTATCACCACCGCATAGCTATACCAGTCACTTGCCGCTGTTTGCACTTGCCCTGATAAACACTCGGGAGCCATGTACTTTGGCGTCCCCAACTGCTGCAGCGGTGTGTGGCCCCGTTGAGCCGTTTTTAACTGGGAAACCCCGAAATCAAGTAATTTCAGCTCACCACCTGAAGTGAGAATAATGTTGTTTGGCTTGATATCTAAGTGCAGTACACCCCCACCATGCAATGCACATACGGCTCTGGCAAGTTGATGGGCCAGACTCAACACATCGAGCCTGAGTGGCGCAATATAGTCCTGTCTCGCAGGTGTACTGAGAATTGGTGAGTCAGTCGAACACAGGGGACGCGTGGCCACTACGGTGTCCAGCATTGTGTCGCTATGACTTTGCGCGACAAAATGGCTGAGCAAGGAGCCTCTGATCAGCTCCATAACGATATAACACGCCCCTTCTATAAAGGTGAGACCAAACAGCCCCACTAAGTTTGGATGTGCTATCTGCGCGACTTGTCGATACTCTAACTTGAACCGATAAAGCGACACAGGCTCGGTGCCCTGGATGGTTTTCAGGGCAACAAATCGATTGTTTGCCTCATCCCAGGCTTCATATACCACCCCCATCCCGCCTCGGCCTAATATGCCTCGAATGACGTAATCGCCAATACGGGATGGGTAGTTTACTGTTTGTTTGGAAAACACTGACAAGGTTACGACTCGCGGTTTTGTCCAAATAAACGCTTCAGGAACTCAACCTGACGCGGATCGTCGCTAGTGAATCCGTCCAGGATTGCCTGATACGCCTGCGGCGATACGCGGGCCACTTCAGCCAGCGCATCAACAGCAATCTCATCATTGCTATTAAACAACTGTACTGCCCGTAACTTCAGCTGGGTGCCTACGCCGCCCTTTAGCTCACATTGTCTGGTTTCATCACCGAGTATGGCCGATATCAAATTGTCAATCTGACTGTCGGAAATGATATGCAAAGCAGTCCCCAGCTCTAACAACGCCTCAATACCTCGGATAAATACGTAAGCGAGTGTTTTCACTTCATTCCAGTCTTTGCTGTAAGAAGACATATCCTTAGGCTGTGGTACTTCAAACCCGGCGCCCTGGATCCGCTGCTGTGCCGCATATTGGCCTGCATACAAGCCACCGTTCATATAACCCAGGTCGAGTCGATTATCTGAGTACTGTGAAATGGGTACTATCCCTGCTTTTTCAGGCTGGCTGGACGTCAAAGCGAGGGTCGCATTCGGACTCTGATTACCTGCCTTTGCAGAATCCCCATCCGACTTATCATCAACGTCTTTAGGGTTTATAAACGCCATAGCATTCGGCGTTTCTGGGTGCAGGTTACGTGCCACCTCAGAGGAGGTAAAATAGATAAGATCTCGCCATGGTGTATTTGCAAAAGCCATCGCCGACTTACCATCTTGCACAGGCTCAGTCAGGACGCCAGGCGCGAATACCGTGTTTGGTCCGCCTCCTATAAATGCGCCTTTTTCAAAACCACTTTTGTCTGTTTGTTTAGCCCACAGATTAGCAGTGATGGCAATGGGTTCCATTGCGGGTTCATAATCATATTCACCAGTGAACAGGTAACTAATATATTTAGTCAAAAAGCGCCTTAACGCCTCGTCAGGATCACTGCCAGATTTAGCAATTGACGCTTCCAGTTCAGTAATTTGATCGCCAATGGTAAAGGTCATTAAACAAGGTCTTGGCTGACCATTTGCATCACAGGCTGTATTGTCCATGGTCCACAAAACCGGATATGACGCACCACCTGAGTAGCCCTGCCACCCGGTACCATCTATGTCATTCCACCAACTGGTCTCATAGAATACTTGCGCCTTCAAAGTTCTGCCCATCTTTTGATTCATGAGCACTTTGTAGGACTCGTCTAAATCTGCTGGCCACTGGATTTTGTTTGCTGTATGAGGTGATACCGCCACAATGAGTTTTTTCGCGCGATGGACGACCCCATCAGACAGAGTCAAGCAAACCGGAAATTCAGCCTGCTCATCCACCGAAACAGATTCAATCACCTGCTCATAGTGAATGCTGTCCTTAAAATCTTTGCTCATATATTCCAGAACTTTCCCGAATCCACATCGTAACCAGTATTGCTGAGGGCCATTTTTCGCATCGTTGACTTCATTGAAAAATCCGCCGTTGCACGCACAATACCAGAAGAAGTATAACGCTGATATTTCGCTTGGATTAACTGATAACAGGGCCTGAGCCGCGATGGTTATGGAATCAAGCGCCGTTGGTGTCATATAACCACGGCGTGGTTTTTCATGCAGCCATTGCTCGAGTGTAATGGCGTCCAGTTGTTTAGCGGTATATAAACCATTAAAGTCTGACGCCCAGGGCTGGTCCACGTTGATGCATGATTCAATAAACAAGATATCCAGTGACACCAGGCCTATCGCAGCAACACTGCGTTTGCCGATACCGCTGGGTAACCCGGTAATACAATATGGCGTCTGGAACTTATTAAACGGGAACCGCTTTGGCTCGTTGTTCTCATCTCTGAGAATTAACACTTGCTCTGGAAAATCAAGTCTCTCTGCAAAGTTGTCTACAATATAGGGAGGTAACGTATCCTTTTTGTACTCCGTGTCCGATGTATCCGGGTGTACATAATCAGGGTAGTGAGTTTTCAGCCAGGTATAGAACGGTTTGCCTTTAACCACAGACCATAAAGGCTCCTGCGACTCACCGATGTATTGAGAGCCGTGTTCATATTCCACACCTGATGTATCAAGGTGTTGCGTGGTTTTGAAACTGAAGTTTCGCCCGCCCAGCCGATTACTTGCTTCGAGGATCGCAAAATCTTGCTGGTTATTCTGCAGCTCGGCTGCCGCCGCTAAGCCTGTAAATCCTGCACCAATAATAATGGTATCTTTGTTCATATACGTCTCCTTCTCATGAAATTGACTGCCAATGAAGCAGGCAGCGACTAGTGAGAGTTAAGTTAACATTCGTTGTATAAGCGATATTATAACAAGCTTAGCAATGCGCAAAACATCTTATAAAGCAAAGACTTGAAAAAAACACTCGATGCATTGAATGATTTTCATCATTATTCTGATTTAATCTATATATTGGTAGAATTGCAATAATTGAATGGATTGATCATTAAAAATATTCAAGTTTATTTGGCGTATGTTGAAGGAGCATTATGTAGAGAGTAGTTGCAGGAAGGAGTACGGGCCCGAAGCAGGCCTCGTACTGTAGACATATGGCAGTTAATCTGACAGACCAGACACAGGCGTGTTGCCCACGACCATCTCTGTCACGGGCATACTCTGGCGCAATGCCACAGTATTCGCCGCAGTATTGCCCAGGAACACGGTTTGTGCCCCTTTCGTAAAACTATCATTGTGGATGCACTGAGGGCGAATAGCGAGTGCACTCCCATCGTTTGGTACCTCGAACACCGTGAAATGGAACTGCTCATTGGTGACGGTACGATAATAGCCGTCTTCGTGGTTGCAGTTGAATCTGCGACCTAGCAGTATTCTGGAAACCGTCGGTTCTTTAAAGGCCGGATCTATGCCTGTCGCCGGAAGCCAGATATGGGGGAAAGGATGATGCTCTACAAATAAGCCTCCACCTTTAGTTGGGCTAAACTCATACTCTGTCACATACTCAGGTAGCTTCTGATCGTACTGAATGCCCCACAAATCCTGTGTGAAGCCTAAGTCAAACTGCTCGCCCGGCTGAAGTAACGTTCCACCATAGTAAGCGAGCGTCTCAAGGTAATTACATTGCTCTTGCTCAGTTGAGCCAAATCGCAACAATGGAAATGTGAGCGACACTGGCTCACCGGCACACTCAGGGTTGAGTATAAGCTGGCCAGTACTACCAAACACGTTAGAGGCGCCGTCCAGGCCAGCGATCCCCGCACCGTCCGTTGCAGCAGTCCAAAAACCACTTACAGCCAACGCATTATCAGCCTCTGGCGGCTTACCTGTGCGCACATCGTGAAGCTGGTTAAGACGCGTGATAAGGTCCCCCTTTGGGTTAAGTGGTGCCCTGTCACTCTGAATTACTTGATTCGCTGCGTTTGGATCAAGGTGAACAATTGTGCCTGTCCGAATTGGGCCAAACAATCCGGTGGTTGTTTGCAATAGATGTGTGCCTACTTTACGGTCAAGCACCGCCCCGTTTAAAAACTCAAAGTTGTTATCCAAATCAGCATCGGACACACCTTGAGTAACATATTGCCAGCGCTGCTCTTTCATCTGCTGAGCCCGATACTCAGCCAACGTCTCCCCTCCAAACCCCATGACCCTTTTAATTGTAACATGTGACATGTTTTTGCTCCTTACCGCGTAACTTACTTTGCTCTGTGGTTGTAGGTGCCTGATCGCACCCACCCTGAGTAGAGTCGAAAATCGGCTTTTTTGCCATTACGACCCATTACGCGGAAGTGCTTTATGGCCTGGGGATTATTTGCTAATGTACCCAATTTAACCAGGGTGCGTAGACAATGAGAAATACGGTACCGGAAGCTTGGTATTTGGTGATATTAATCGTGGCGGTGGCTGTACTGCCATTTTTTGTTGGTTTGCTCACTATGAAGGTATACAGGCACTTCAGGCCTTTAGAGCGGAATGAGCAAGACAGTATCGGTCTGGCTGATCTGACCGAGAACAGAGACGGCTTTTTCAAACTCTTTTTTGTCGGACTGCTTATCTGCCTGCCCGTCTTTTTATTGCTCTATCAAGCCGGCTAAGGTCTGCCGGCTTGATATGAAGGTAAAAGTGTTACTGTATTTATAAACCAAACACCACTTTTTCACTTTTTAGCATTCTGCTACTCAGGTAAGTAAACAGCCCAAATAATGCCAAAGTTGAGGCCGACGCCACCCCCAGTGGTGCCAGCGGTAAGGCGTTACCTTTTATCAGTTCAATCATCGCGTATTGCTGCGCAGCAATCGGCAACCATTGAATTGTCTCGGTGGCGATATCGTAGCTGGTCATCATGCTCAAACCTACCGGTACCATCAGTACCATAGTGACGTAGGATTGTGCCTCTTTAAACGACTTCGCCATAAAAGAAACAAAGATCAGCATACTGGCAGACATGAGTGCGATTGGAATACCGATGATCAGGCTAACCACAATGAAGCGCAGATCCAGGGTAATACTAAAGCCCAGCTGCTCCCAGGCCACCATGGCATAGGCAAACTTTGATACGATCAGCACCAGGGCCAGCCCCAGAACCGAAAAAGTCGCAATCGCAGCAACTTTAGCCAGTACAATCTGCATACTACTGAGCGGATGACTGAGCAATAGTGCCAGTGAATTACGTTCACGCTCGCCTGCACTGGTATCTATTCCTAAGTTCATCGCAGAATAAAAAACCGCAATGATAATAGATAAAGTGACAATCCCCAGAAACAAGCCGCCTTTGGCATCTGGCGTGGCCTGATCCTGCGTTTGCACATCAAGGGCGCGCATTAACCCCGGATCGATCCCCCGAGCGACCAGACGTAATCCCGCGACTTCGCTGTTATACCTTAGTAATGCCGTTTCCAGTCGCCGAACTGACTTTATCAGCTTGCTATCAGACTTATCAGCAACAATCACTACTGTTGCACTGCGACCTGTCGCCATATCCTGCTGATACGCGTCATCAATCTCCAAACGGATAGGTTTTGTATCGGCTTCATCACTGTGGCTTATGTCGACACTGCCCAGATACTGCACCAGATTAGGCGCACGTTCTGCACCAGAAATGGTGATCTTAAGGGCTTCAGGTGAAGCCATTTGTTGTAACAGTATAGAAAACAGCAAACACATCACGATCGGCGCGCCAAACGCATAATAAAGCCCGGCCATGACCGAACGTTTATCGCGATACGCATCCAATAGCTCTTTCTTGAACAGGATATTGACTTGCTTCATCATGCCGCTATCCCCTCATCACTGCCTATCAGGGCAATAAAGGCTTCTTCCAGGCTCGATTTGGCCGTTTGTTCGCACAACTGCGCCGGTGTGCCTTGCGCAACCACTTTGCCTCTTGCCATGACCACCACATGATCGCATAAGGCGGCCACCTCCTGCATCACATGGCTGGAGAACAACACACAATGGCCCTGTGCCTTGAGCATCAACAATAACTCCCTGAGCACACGTGTGTTCATGACATCCAGACCACGTGTTGGTTCATCAAGAATAATGTTACGAGGCTGATGCACAATTGCCTGCGCAAGTGCTGTTTTCATTCGCTGGCCCTGAGAAAAGCCCTGACAGCGCCTGTCTGCAATGTCCATCATTTGCAACTGCTCAATCACACGTTGCGTGGCAGAGATGGCCTGTGACTTAGCCATACCACTCAGCTCGGCATAAAACTGAATATACTCTCTGGGTGTCAGGCGCTCATACAAACCACATGGGTCCGGGAACAAACCGAGCTGCTGCTTTGCAGCCATAGGATCTTCGTGAACTTTGATCCCGTCTATCTCAGCGTATCCCTGATCTGCCTGTAGTAACCCAAACACCGTTCTCAGACAGGTTGTTTTGCCTGCGCCATTGGGACCAAGCAACCCAGTGATCTGGCCGTTCTTTGCACTGAAACTCAGCCCGTCCAGGGCATTCACCGACGCAATTTGTTTTTGCAGATTATGCACAGTGATCATATTACGGCTCCTCTTTTACTAATACCGGACCATTGGGGTTCATAAAATACCGCCGCACCGCTATTTTATCCAAACAACTGGCATCCAGTGTATTAAGCTGACCTTGATCAATAAACTCGGCGACCAGTTTGTCGGCACAACTTTGTGCAGCCACACCATGTGTTGCCTCTGGGGCTATCAGGTGACGTGCATGCTCCATATTGACCATCGCCAGCTCTGCCCATTCAGGTGGTGTCGCGGGATCTAACCCACCTGATAACAATAACGTTGGTATTTCTGTTGTTAATGGCTGATAAAAGGATTTTTCGACGGCATCAACCTGCCAGATCGGGCAGCTGGCATCGAGCGACTCTATCATCATGAGACCGAAGTAAGTCCCTGAAAAACGTGAGCGTTCTTCAGGGGTTAATACTGGCCAGTCCTCACCGCAAACAATGGCACTGTGCATACCCATTGCCAGAGAACCAAACGCCGAATCACTGCCCATCAGGCCTACCAATGGCAAATAATTTTCTCTGCTTGCCTCGCTGATGGCCAGCGGTACCAAAGCACGCGTAGTATGGCTGTAAAGCGCCATACGAATGGCCGAGCGTACCTTACTCTGTGTCAATACCAACGGGATGGGTTGGTGTGTTCTGGGATGTGGGATCTGAACGCTTGCTGGCTGCATTTCTAACTTAGTCAGTAAGGCCTGATACTGCTGTTCCAGCTGGGGGTACTGCTGACGGCAATGCGTAGTATCGGCACAATCAGTGAAAATTGCCTGCAATGAATTGTCTATGGCTTCACCGATGGCAACCAGGCTTTGCTGCATAGGCACTACTCCATCCAACGTCGCGCTTGCCACTGCTTGCGGATAGCGACGCATATACTCCTGCGCAATCCGTGTTCCATAAGAAGCGCCGAACAGGTGCAATTTTTGGTAACCCAGTGCCAGTCTCACCGCTTCAAAATCGCTGGCTGCGGCAACCGTAGTAAAGTGGCTCAGGTTCGTGTTGAGTTTGGTTTTACACTTTTGAGTTTCTGTGCGGCTATATTCAAAGATTGGTAAGGCGGCATCATTGAATGCAAACTGCGCCTCAAGCGGGTCCATGTCACATTGCAACAAATTGGACTTGCCTGTGCCCCGTTGATCCACCAGGATAATATCCCGATCTTCGCGAGCATATCGTAAGACTCGGGCAAACACGGCGGCAACCTCAATGGCCGACTGGCCCGGACCGCCAGCAAATGCCAGGATAGCTTCCGACGGGTGAACCTGTTTAATGGCCGGGATAACCGCAAAGTGTATGCTGATTTTTTCGTTGTTGTCCTTTGCCGAAAGAGGCTGCTCTACACTACCGCACATCAACCTGTCTGGCAGGCCCTTGGTATAACAAGGTGTCAGTTCGGCTGTTTCTGGCGTAGTTGCGTAACTGGCAAAAGCGCTAAGCAGACCCAAAGCAATAAAACTATGCCTGAGCAGTGTGCGGATTCGTCCGCGATTGTTTGTCATTTTTCCGTCCTTAATCGCCCTCAAAAAGACCATTGTTACGTCAAGTTGTTAAAGTATATCATTGTTAGAAAAGCAGTTCCCTAATCAAAAACACTCTATTTATTGCTAAATCACATTCACCTATCTTCAGGAGTGATTTATTTCGTTGTTCTTTTTTTGTCTTTTCATTTAAAAAATCACTGTGACGAAACGTGACACTAAAGCAAACATCAATGAAACTATTTTCGGCCCTGGCGAGCTTCGTTTTAACCGCAACTTTAACGTCAACCACAGCTGTTGCTGATGAGTTGCAACAACAAAGTGCACCAGCTAGCCTGATTGCAGAACTGACACAAATGTGTGTTGAATGGGCTCAGGATGACGAAGTGGCAACCGATGCACTAAGTCAGTACATTTTACGATGTGTTAATAAAAAGCTATCTGCCAGTGATTATATGACAGTGACTGACGTCGATATTTGATCTTCAAGCAGTAAAAAGGCCAG contains:
- a CDS encoding ABC transporter permease, which produces MMKQVNILFKKELLDAYRDKRSVMAGLYYAFGAPIVMCLLFSILLQQMASPEALKITISGAERAPNLVQYLGSVDISHSDEADTKPIRLEIDDAYQQDMATGRSATVVIVADKSDSKLIKSVRRLETALLRYNSEVAGLRLVARGIDPGLMRALDVQTQDQATPDAKGGLFLGIVTLSIIIAVFYSAMNLGIDTSAGERERNSLALLLSHPLSSMQIVLAKVAAIATFSVLGLALVLIVSKFAYAMVAWEQLGFSITLDLRFIVVSLIIGIPIALMSASMLIFVSFMAKSFKEAQSYVTMVLMVPVGLSMMTSYDIATETIQWLPIAAQQYAMIELIKGNALPLAPLGVASASTLALFGLFTYLSSRMLKSEKVVFGL
- a CDS encoding alpha/beta hydrolase, producing MTNNRGRIRTLLRHSFIALGLLSAFASYATTPETAELTPCYTKGLPDRLMCGSVEQPLSAKDNNEKISIHFAVIPAIKQVHPSEAILAFAGGPGQSAIEVAAVFARVLRYAREDRDIILVDQRGTGKSNLLQCDMDPLEAQFAFNDAALPIFEYSRTETQKCKTKLNTNLSHFTTVAAASDFEAVRLALGYQKLHLFGASYGTRIAQEYMRRYPQAVASATLDGVVPMQQSLVAIGEAIDNSLQAIFTDCADTTHCRQQYPQLEQQYQALLTKLEMQPASVQIPHPRTHQPIPLVLTQSKVRSAIRMALYSHTTRALVPLAISEASRENYLPLVGLMGSDSAFGSLAMGMHSAIVCGEDWPVLTPEERSRFSGTYFGLMMIESLDASCPIWQVDAVEKSFYQPLTTEIPTLLLSGGLDPATPPEWAELAMVNMEHARHLIAPEATHGVAAQSCADKLVAEFIDQGQLNTLDASCLDKIAVRRYFMNPNGPVLVKEEP
- a CDS encoding ABC transporter ATP-binding protein translates to MITVHNLQKQIASVNALDGLSFSAKNGQITGLLGPNGAGKTTCLRTVFGLLQADQGYAEIDGIKVHEDPMAAKQQLGLFPDPCGLYERLTPREYIQFYAELSGMAKSQAISATQRVIEQLQMMDIADRRCQGFSQGQRMKTALAQAIVHQPRNIILDEPTRGLDVMNTRVLRELLLMLKAQGHCVLFSSHVMQEVAALCDHVVVMARGKVVAQGTPAQLCEQTAKSSLEEAFIALIGSDEGIAA